The genomic region CGGACGTGGCCAGGCCGATCCCGCCCAGTTTCTTGTGCCCGTAGGCATCCTCTTCGCCGTATTCGTGGATCTGACCCGCGATCATCGTCGCCCCCTCGGAGATGGTGACGATGCAGTAATTGCTGGGGTTGCGGGCCTTGTCTTCCATCAGCAGGCGCGAGAGTTTCTCCACGTCGAACGGCACTTCCGAGATGATGGCGCGGTCGACGCCGGCGCAGTAGGCGCTGATGAGCGAGGTCTCGCCCGAATTGCGCCCGAAAAGCTCCACCACGCCGATGCGCTCGTGCGAGCCGACCGAGGTGCGCAGGTTGGTGATGAGATCGACCGAGCGGGTGACGGCGGTGCTGAAACCGATGCAGTAATCGGTGCCGAAGACGTCGTTGTCCATCGTCTTTGGGATGGAAACGACTGGGAAGCCCTCGGTGTGGATGCGGGCGCCGTAGCTGAGGGTGTCATCGCCGCCGATGGGGATGAGGACATCAACCTGCAGATCGCCGAGCGTCTGCAGCACCTTCTTGGTGATATCGAGATTGCCCTTGCTGTTGGTCGGGTAGTCGGCGGGGTCGAGAAAGGCGGGCAGGTCGTTGGCGCGGACATTGCTGGGTTGCGTGCGGGAGGTGTGCAAGAAAGTGCCACCGAAGCGATCGACGGTGCGCACCCGGTTCTTGTCCAGCTCGATCACCCACTGGCCCCAGCTTTCGGGGTCATCGTGCCGGTAGTTGAGCGGCCCCGCCCACCCACGGCGAAAGCCCAACACGCGCCAGCCTTCGTCGATGGCGCGATTGACAACTTGTTTGATGCAGGGATTGAGACCGGGAACATCGCCGCCCCCGGTCAAGACAGCCAGTGTTTTCTTGGCAGACATGGTGCTCCTCGATGAGAAAAGAATGATTGTGTCATTTATACACAAAGAAGGCGCGCTTGGCAAACGAGATCACGCCTTGCCCAGGACGGCGGCCAGCAGGGCCATGCGGATGAACATGCCGTTTTCCATCTGCCGGAAGTAGGCGGCGCGCGGGTCCTGATCGACGGCATAGGAGATCTCACCGACGCGCGGCAGGGGGTGCATCAGGGCCATGTTCGGCTTAGCGTGCGTCATCAGCGCCGGATCGACGACGTAGTGATCCTTCACGCTTTCGTACACGGCCAGATCGGTGAATCGCTCCTTCTGGACGCGGGTCACGTACATCACATCGACATCGGCGATGACCTCGTGCACATCCTCGACCTCGCTGGCCTTCAGCCCGCGCGCCCGCGCTTCGGCCACCATGTCGGCGGGCAGGCGCAGGATGTCGGGCGCGACGAAGAAGAATTCGGTGTCGTAGAAGCTGAGCAGCCGGGTGAGGCTGTGTACCGTGCGCCCGTATTT from Caldilineales bacterium harbors:
- a CDS encoding 6-phosphofructokinase, which codes for MSAKKTLAVLTGGGDVPGLNPCIKQVVNRAIDEGWRVLGFRRGWAGPLNYRHDDPESWGQWVIELDKNRVRTVDRFGGTFLHTSRTQPSNVRANDLPAFLDPADYPTNSKGNLDITKKVLQTLGDLQVDVLIPIGGDDTLSYGARIHTEGFPVVSIPKTMDNDVFGTDYCIGFSTAVTRSVDLITNLRTSVGSHERIGVVELFGRNSGETSLISAYCAGVDRAIISEVPFDVEKLSRLLMEDKARNPSNYCIVTISEGATMIAGQIHEYGEEDAYGHKKLGGIGLATSEALKGITGQNIIYQQLAYLMRSGAPDALDRIVAANYGSLAVGLAARGVTGRMVALREGRYTHVAADYTTRGIKRVDVDEFYDSKEYRPKVAHVEGKPMFLY